ATAGAGATCAAAGTACAGGGAGTTTCCATCTGCCACAGTTGAAAGGTCACAAAACACTGAGCGATTATGAGCTCCCATTTCACTAGACCGTCACTAGTGAGCGCGCACACAAAAGCACTTAACATGGGTGTGTCTTTAAACATAAACCACGTAAACATACAATGTAACAAACAGTCAGTGGTATAACAAGGTTACTACTGACTACTTTTTATGACCAAACTCgctttaaaaatggaaaaacacagccACGTGATGCAAATGTTAATTTAACCTACAGAGATGATCAATGTCAAAGTTAGGGTTGTTGTTCACTTAAACAAGTCTATACATTGTTTACGTGTTTAGGTTTGTGGGGTTCCCTCATCCAGTCGCTGCCCAGCGTCATGTTCACCTCCAATTGACAGACAGCTCCAGGTGCAGCTGAGCACTCTTAAGTCCAGTGAAACCTTATAGACAGGATAATCTCTGTGTCGTCCTGCTgggacacaaaaaacaacatgtcatcACTGACAGAGCAATGGGGGCCTACAGTTGCAAAACAGTATCTAATTTTTCAGCTCCCCTGCAGCTTATCCATTAGAAAGCTAATAACAGTGTTCTAAAACATTGGAAAGGGAGGTTTGATAGTAACCATTGAAGTACACTTGGATAAGGCTTGTCCTTGTCAgtaaagacaacaaacagatCAACTTGGCATCTTAAAATATGGGCCTTTATGTGTGTAGCATCCTATTGATATTGCACATGGGCTAAAAATAATGCTAAAGGAACCAACGCAATGTGAGGATGTGTTGAGTGAATGTAGAACTTGACAAAACAGCTGAACACTCCGCCTAagcctctgtgtctgtgtttggaaACCAGCCTCCTGTGTCACATTTCCTCTGGTCCAGACTCTCTATACTGAACAGGGGTCATAATAAAGGACTATACGTGTGTTCAACACATACAGTCATACACAGCCATGTGGCTACAGTAGTCATCTGATTATGAACCCAAATATATAAAAGCCATTACACCATAATGTTAGTATGTTATTTCTGACAGGAACATCCTAATTGTAGTACTGATAACAGGCAGCTACAGTAAAGCCATACATTAGAATACAATTAGATGCAGTTGATTAATGCAAACTATTTTGGTATGTCTAATTACAGCACTACCTTTGGGGCTGATGACTAAACTCCAGATCCAGACCATTGAATGTGTTTCAGATTATGTTCATATAGTGTATGTAGTTTGAGCATTATTGACATAAATATTCAAACTAGGATTAGTAATCCAGTGAATCTAATCTAACCATGAACACATGCAGGAAGAAGGTTTGACAAGGCTTAAAACATCACAGAAATCATACCACGGAAATCCTGCATAATGCTAAGAATCAATAATTGAAACAGAACGATTGTTTATGgcattattgtattattattgtagacaaaataatttgtgtgCCCTGCTTAAAACATATATAACAGTCACAGGACTACAATTACTGCCTTTCCTTATTTACAAAGTAATTTTTGACAAGTTCACAACAATAAGACACAATAAACTGTCATCATGAGGTGCTGCAGCCTTTTCAGCTGCATAACCAGCAGCACTAATTCActcacagcaaaacacacaaaaacagaactgtttttagtttaattaattcacTGTATTTTGTTGAAAGTAAATGGGATAATGTTAACCCACCAGTCAATACACATATAGGTTTCagtaaatatttacatacaaaTTATAACTATCATAAAAACACgaagacacatttattttttccctttcttctttGCATCTTTGCCTTTAACTGGtgcctcttcttcttcctttcctgTGGCAGCCCTAATCCGCTTCTTTCCCAGGGGGGTCTTAGCATACCAGCTCTGGTGACACACAAGGAAAAAGCATAAACAAGAGGCTTTTTGCAATATTAGACACCAAACCCCAGTCATGATGAATGTAAGTGAAACTTAAACAGGACATATGCACTGTACTTTAAGggcttcttcttcctcctgaaaAACAGGGTCGATCTTGGCTAATGGGGCAACAAACTCAGCAGCAGTCAGAGGTCTGTTTGCCTGTTGCAGGATGCGGCGCTTGGTGACAACACTCTGGATCACTCGGACCATGTCACCTGGAGTGTAGCCGTCAGAAATCTTTGCAAGACAGCTGAGATCCAGGGCCTTCGTTACCTCACCTCCCCACTTTTTGATCAGTTGCTTCCACAAAACTGTAGATATagttaaaagtaattttttaaatcactgtaataaaatattatattcataatttttgtaactaaaatgttttacattggATCTTTTCTTACTGTATCTTGAACCGTAGTCAGGTCTTGGAATGAGGAtgattttactgtacattttacacagtgacTTTAAATCAGCACTTATTGGATCTTTAGTTGTTCCTATTATAAGAACTCGGTCCTCCCCTTTGATCAACTTAAGAGACTTGGGCAAGTCTTTCTTTAGCCGCTTAGGGTCTAACtgtttacacacaaaaaacagttaACATTACCAGATGCACAAATAACTGAAATCTGTGTAAAACAAGATGATATCACTCAGGCTTCATCTTGCTCAGAGtacctctttttcttccttggGAACTTTCTTGTAGAacattttctctgcatcttCAATCCATATTACTGAAGGTTGCAGTAATCTTGCTACCTGTGTGAAGATAATTATGAAgaatgtacttttactttctgGACCCAAAATGCAAGAAAAATCTGTGAGGTGAATGTCACCAACATTCATTAAAGTAAGTATAGAATGACTAACTGCACTGCAAACCACATAGTGGGAGGATATCCAGTGTTTTGTAAGTTTTGTAGGTGGTGACTATAACTTCAATGGAAAAATTCAAATAACACTGTGTTACCTTAAACACCATGTGAAGCATCATGGCAAGGCCGCTCTTGCCTGGATACTTTCCCGCCGTGTTCAGAGGGGATAGATCAAACAGGTTGGCACCTGTCTCATGGCAGATCGCATGGACCAACATCTTCTTTCCTACACCTGCGGGCCCTGCCAGCAGGATGGCCTTTATCAGAGGAGCTTTCTCATGTACTGCCTGAGAGCCTGAAGACAACACACATCTTTATTCAAACCAATATCTATAACAATATCTATatccatatatatttttatcatgAATTGAATACCTTTCATACCTAATGGTATAATTGCATACAGAGATAAGACTTGTCGCACATCTGAAAGTGATGGCATGGGCTCAATGTCATTTTGCCTCAGTGTTGTCCCAAGGTAGCTATAGTCACCTAGGAATGGGGGGGACCAACTATTAGACCAATAGCTATTATTGCCATTATATCCACACTGCGAATCACGGAGAATATGTAAAAAATAGGTAAAAAAGGTTATTATGTTGTGAATATGTTTATTGTGATCACACGCTTGTGGCAATCACAAACCAGAAGAGGGCAGCACAACACTACATAATATTCAGGTTACGTGACTGATTCAAAGTGCTCAACTGAGAAAACTCTGCTCTGTTACAACATGTTGACTGCAATCACATTAAAAGTTCacttaaaattataattataagacaacaaaaataattctAAAAGATGGCACACCAGCCTACACAAATAATACTTACCCAACATATCCTGCAGCCTAACATTATTTGCCTTTTTCAACAAACCCTGTTCCACCAGCTCCTGACACAGAGACTCAAGCGTCCTAGTAGATGTGAATATATGATGTAATCGTTTTCTCCAGCATGACTCATTTATCCACTTCACACAACTCAATGTTAGTACtaaaacttttaatattttttaatttgataaatgtaataaaatttgATAAATATATGTTCTGTGTTATCTCACCTATCAGCTGTCAgatctttctcctttttcttcttctttccactcttagatgctttctttttctgtggagTAAGATTATATTAGTCCTATTATGAggaaacaaacaatcaaacaatcaTTGTAAAATGTGACTGCTTTCTTTCACTTTAGTACCTTGGCATTTCCTTTGGTTTTACCACCTTTGTCTTTATCCACAGCTAACTTCCATTCAGCCAGCTCTTGTCTCATCTGCTCATCTACCTGGTACAAGCACAACATATAAATTTGTGCAACTAAAACTTTatcagttttaaattaaactaaagtGACTAAAACAATCAATTGgccaaacacaaaacatcttaACTCCCTGCATATACCATTATgtagttttattagttttaatattaatgctTTGTATTCTGCTGTCAGCATCACCTGCACTCGAATTTCTGCCTCAATgactttcctcttttcttccttgATCAGCTCCACCTCATGCCTCTGGTTGAAGTTTTTGGACTCATTACGAGTTTGCCAAAAATCTGAGGATCACAAACATTCAGTTTAGGATTTGCCATGAATGAGTcatgtgaaaataattttatGCCACAATATATGCAAATGCTTGCTGGTTTATTAAATACTCATTTGCACATTTCCTATCTAAATGACATTCCTTATTTTCACCTTATCAGGCTGCTACATATGTGTCCTTTTAAATATCTGAGTGACTctacttattttttattattattaaccacAGGATATAATCTCcttttttaatataaacataCCTACAAAGGTTTTGTTTCCTATTTCCAAGTCTGACAGAAAAGCCGAAGGTAGCATCTTCAACCCTGCCTCTTCTTCCTTGTGTTCAGAATAAAGTTAAAACTTAATGTTTACTACATATAAGTGAAGCGTTGTTATAAATaagtgacattttgtgaaattattCACAACAAATTGAATACATTTATTAGACCTTACTTCTGCATCATTtcccctcttttcctttttttcctccttcccttttggtttgttgtttgattcttcttcttcctttgcagcaatttcttcttttagctgaaaaaatacacaacatattCTATTTCAGCAAACTAGTTAGAACATAGACAACCATATGTTTTACTGGTGGTGCCTTTCACCTCCTGAGGGTTCTTTTCTGCAAAAATCAGAGCTGAGCCTCCATCCTCTTCATCGGGGTAGTCTGGAAATGATCCAGTAGCATCACTAGACAATAAAAAGACATGTTGACAACACAACTACTAAACTACTGTACATACTTCTACTACACTATTACAGCAAAAATC
This genomic window from Anabas testudineus chromosome 4, fAnaTes1.2, whole genome shotgun sequence contains:
- the zgc:153738 gene encoding dynein regulatory complex protein 11 isoform X2, whose amino-acid sequence is MSQRTYNELWADAQLELSRLLTEELPADSNRPQKDRVVFFQRLAMLYVRYLQVFRQLDKVYDQVVHPQKRRVIQAILEGVMGRVLELKNEMVEKEFSEYHYMDDVLHDLKLTPIDLEIPIPCYFINECSKELQEQKMMLTDILKMVEVTESPEPLMAKDMSQEEAIKIIQVGERARQGRLRAKLNEASRNMNRMYRINDPGTVGIELAAVSIQKVWRGYIQRKRAKIARDEEMIFLGMVMDPKYRVPCPAETTAQANEASTRIKQEEYDEDYQKSIVAVTNQLRDVEGHDMSKTMKEQIRQWFVDCRDATGSFPDYPDEEDGGSALIFAEKNPQELKEEIAAKEEEESNNKPKGKEEKKEKRGNDAEEEEAGLKMLPSAFLSDLEIGNKTFVDFWQTRNESKNFNQRHEVELIKEEKRKVIEAEIRVQVDEQMRQELAEWKLAVDKDKGGKTKGNAKKKKASKSGKKKKKEKDLTADRTLESLCQELVEQGLLKKANNVRLQDMLGDYSYLGTTLRQNDIEPMPSLSDVRQVLSLYAIIPLGSQAVHEKAPLIKAILLAGPAGVGKKMLVHAICHETGANLFDLSPLNTAGKYPGKSGLAMMLHMVFKVARLLQPSVIWIEDAEKMFYKKVPKEEKELDPKRLKKDLPKSLKLIKGEDRVLIIGTTKDPISADLKSLCKMYSKIILIPRPDYGSRYILWKQLIKKWGGEVTKALDLSCLAKISDGYTPGDMVRVIQSVVTKRRILQQANRPLTAAEFVAPLAKIDPVFQEEEEALKSWYAKTPLGKKRIRAATGKEEEEAPVKGKDAKKKGKK
- the zgc:153738 gene encoding dynein regulatory complex protein 11 isoform X1; the protein is MSQRTYNELWADAQLELSRLLTEELPADSNRPQKDRVVFFQRLAMLYVRYLQVFRQLDKVYDQVVHPQKRRVIQAILEGVMGRVLELKNEMVEKEFSEYHYMDDVLHDLKLTPIDLEIPIPCYFINECSKELQEQKMMLTDILKMVEVTESPEPLMAKDMSQEEAIKIIQVGERARQGRLRAKLNEASRNMNRMYRINDPGTVGIELAAVSIQKVWRGYIQRKRAKIARDEEMIFLGMVMDPKYRVPCPAETTAQANEASTRIKQEEYDEDYQKSIVAVTNQLRDVEGHDMSKTMKEQIRQWFVDCRDATGSFPDYPDEEDGGSALIFAEKNPQELKEEIAAKEEEESNNKPKGKEEKKEKRGNDAEEEEAGLKMLPSAFLSDLEIGNKTFVDFWQTRNESKNFNQRHEVELIKEEKRKVIEAEIRVQVDEQMRQELAEWKLAVDKDKGGKTKGNAKKKKASKSGKKKKKEKDLTADRTLESLCQELVEQGLLKKANNVRLQDMLGDYSYLGTTLRQNDIEPMPSLSDVRQVLSLYAIIPLGMKGSQAVHEKAPLIKAILLAGPAGVGKKMLVHAICHETGANLFDLSPLNTAGKYPGKSGLAMMLHMVFKVARLLQPSVIWIEDAEKMFYKKVPKEEKELDPKRLKKDLPKSLKLIKGEDRVLIIGTTKDPISADLKSLCKMYSKIILIPRPDYGSRYILWKQLIKKWGGEVTKALDLSCLAKISDGYTPGDMVRVIQSVVTKRRILQQANRPLTAAEFVAPLAKIDPVFQEEEEALKSWYAKTPLGKKRIRAATGKEEEEAPVKGKDAKKKGKK